Proteins from one Tenrec ecaudatus isolate mTenEca1 chromosome 8, mTenEca1.hap1, whole genome shotgun sequence genomic window:
- the RNF122 gene encoding RING finger protein 122 → MHPFQWCNGCSCGLGLVSTNKTCSLPPVSFQDLPLNIYIVIFGTGIFVFMFSLFFCCYFVSKLRNQARNQRYKQVVLKGDAKKLQKCGKTCAVCLEDFKGKDQLGMLPCQHAFHRKCLVKWLEVRCVCPMCNKPIAGPSEPNQGIGIMLEELA, encoded by the exons ATGCACCCGTTCCAGTGGTGTAACG GGTGTTCCTGTGGCCTGGGACTGGTTAGCACCAACAAGACTTGCTCGTTGCCACCCGTCAGCTTCCAAGACCTGCCCCTCAACATCTACATCGTCATCTTCGGAACAGGCATCTTTgtcttcatgttcagccttttctTCTGCTGCTACTTTGTCAG CAAGCTCCGGAACCAGGCACGGAATCAGCGATATAAGCAG GTGGTGCTGAAAGGTGATGCCAAGAAGCTACAGAAGTGTGGG AAAACCTGTGCCGTCTGTCTAGAAGACTTCAAGGGGAAGGACCAGCTAGGCATGCTCCCATGCCAACACGCCTTTCACCGGAA ATGCCTGGTAAAGTGGCTAGAAGTACGCTGTGTCTGCCCGATGTGCAACAAGCCCATCGCTGGACCCTCCGAGCCCAACCAGGGCATTGGGATCATGCTGGAGGAGCTGGCATGA